In Candidatus Mycalebacterium zealandia, one DNA window encodes the following:
- a CDS encoding tryptophan synthase subunit alpha, protein MPKAINQKFSELKERGDAALVCYLTAGDPSLQLTEEIAVRIASSGADILEIGIPFSDPMADGPVIQRACERALESGATLEKILKTVRKIRDRSDIPILLFGYYNPFYRYGIERLTADAKAAGADGILTVDLPPEEAAEFNSSLKEKGLDEIFLLSPNTTDKRIEAVARLAGGFIYLVSITGVTGERPEMDYGNVKGLVEKIRNKTGLPVGVGFGISTPEQAGRVASFADAVVVGSSIMRMVEEFSADAAMLDKIADFVSDLSKACRSGQRS, encoded by the coding sequence ATGCCTAAGGCAATCAATCAAAAATTTTCCGAACTGAAAGAGCGCGGCGATGCGGCTCTTGTGTGCTATCTCACCGCGGGAGACCCATCTCTTCAACTGACTGAGGAAATCGCCGTGCGAATAGCTTCAAGCGGCGCGGACATACTTGAGATAGGCATTCCGTTTTCAGACCCCATGGCGGACGGGCCCGTTATTCAAAGGGCTTGCGAAAGGGCTCTTGAGTCAGGCGCGACTCTTGAAAAGATCTTGAAAACCGTGCGGAAAATCAGGGACCGCTCTGATATTCCTATTCTTCTTTTCGGTTATTACAACCCGTTTTACCGTTACGGTATTGAGCGTCTCACAGCGGATGCCAAAGCCGCCGGAGCGGACGGCATTCTAACCGTTGACCTGCCGCCCGAAGAGGCGGCGGAGTTCAACTCCTCCCTGAAAGAGAAAGGGCTGGACGAGATTTTTCTGCTGTCTCCCAACACAACCGACAAGCGCATAGAGGCGGTCGCGCGTCTTGCCGGAGGGTTCATATATCTTGTCTCAATCACGGGCGTTACGGGAGAGCGTCCTGAAATGGACTACGGGAACGTGAAAGGGCTTGTTGAAAAAATAAGAAACAAAACCGGTCTTCCGGTCGGTGTCGGGTTCGGAATTTCAACCCCGGAGCAGGCGGGCAGAGTCGCGTCTTTTGCGGATGCGGTGGTTGTGGGAAGCTCTATAATGCGCATGGTGGAAGAGTTTTCGGCGGACGCCGCCATGCTTGATAAAATTGCGGATTTTGTTTCCGATCTTTCAAAAGCGTGCCGAAGCGGTCAGAGGTCATGA
- the trpB gene encoding tryptophan synthase subunit beta yields MNKEGFFGDFGGRFVSETLMPPLLELEEAYKKAISDPDFTNAVGKCLADFAGRPTPLYFAERMTKKLGGAQIYLKREDLAHTGAHKINNTIGQIMLADRMGKNRIIAETGAGQHGVATATVAALSGKKCEVYMGRKDTERQKMNLLRMRALGATIHPVDTGSATLKDALNEAMRDWVTNVADTFYVIGSVAGPHPYPTMVRDFQSVIGTEVKKQFTSAGVGKPNLLVACVGGGSNAAGLFYPFIEDSEVVKVGVEAGGGGLEPGNNSATITRGSQGVLHGSRTFVLQDDDGQIEKAHSIAAGLDYPGVGPEHSFFHDAGLAEYVSVSDDDALEAFYFLSETEGIIPALESAHAVSYVMKVATDMPASATVVVCLSGRGDKDIDVVAQRADG; encoded by the coding sequence ATGAATAAGGAAGGTTTTTTCGGAGATTTTGGGGGGCGTTTTGTTTCGGAAACCCTGATGCCCCCGCTTCTTGAACTGGAAGAGGCTTATAAAAAAGCCATATCCGACCCCGATTTCACAAACGCGGTTGGCAAATGTCTTGCGGATTTTGCGGGCAGACCCACGCCTCTTTATTTTGCCGAAAGAATGACAAAAAAACTCGGCGGCGCGCAAATCTATCTTAAACGCGAAGATTTGGCGCACACCGGAGCGCACAAGATAAACAACACAATCGGGCAGATTATGCTTGCCGACAGAATGGGCAAAAACCGCATTATCGCAGAAACCGGAGCGGGGCAGCATGGAGTTGCCACCGCCACGGTCGCCGCTCTTTCAGGGAAAAAATGCGAAGTTTACATGGGGCGAAAAGACACCGAACGGCAGAAAATGAACCTTTTGCGGATGCGTGCTCTCGGTGCGACAATTCATCCCGTTGATACCGGAAGCGCGACTCTCAAAGACGCTCTGAACGAAGCGATGAGAGACTGGGTAACAAACGTTGCGGACACTTTTTATGTTATCGGTAGCGTAGCGGGACCGCATCCGTATCCCACAATGGTCAGGGATTTTCAATCCGTCATCGGTACCGAAGTGAAAAAGCAATTCACATCCGCCGGAGTTGGAAAACCGAATCTGCTTGTTGCGTGTGTTGGCGGCGGCTCAAACGCGGCGGGTTTGTTTTATCCGTTTATTGAAGATTCGGAAGTGGTGAAAGTCGGTGTTGAGGCGGGTGGCGGCGGACTTGAGCCGGGCAACAATTCAGCGACAATCACGCGGGGCTCTCAAGGGGTTTTGCACGGTAGCAGAACATTTGTTCTTCAAGACGATGACGGGCAGATAGAGAAGGCGCACTCTATTGCCGCCGGTCTTGACTATCCGGGCGTGGGTCCCGAGCACTCGTTTTTCCACGATGCGGGTCTTGCCGAATACGTTTCGGTGTCAGATGATGATGCGCTTGAAGCGTTCTATTTTCTCTCTGAAACCGAAGGTATAATTCCCGCTCTTGAGAGCGCTCACGCAGTTTCTTATGTAATGAAGGTTGCTACGGACATGCCCGCAAGCGCGACTGTTGTGGTTTGCCTTTCGGGCAGGGGGGACAAAGATATAGACGTGGTCGCCCAGAGGGCGGATGGATAG
- a CDS encoding phosphatidylserine decarboxylase family protein: MNTPFFRIAPEGLPIICAVAVLGWVFAIFGFVFLSFLFLVAFGFTLFFFRDPSRTTPSENGLVISPSDGRVIEVSSEREDGFLHSDVTRVSVFLSIFDCHVNWFPVSGEVTASVYRKGRFSFGFDKNASKHNEQLATLVKPDGGAPEIVVAQVAGFIARRIISHAPQGARLKRGDRFGIIKFGSRIDLFLPPEYEVRVKKGDRVVGSETVIARFTAGAGAG; this comes from the coding sequence ATGAACACACCGTTTTTCAGAATTGCGCCTGAGGGGTTGCCAATTATCTGTGCTGTTGCAGTGCTGGGCTGGGTGTTCGCGATTTTCGGCTTCGTGTTTTTGTCATTCCTTTTTCTGGTCGCGTTTGGGTTTACGCTGTTTTTTTTCAGAGACCCTTCGCGAACAACTCCCTCCGAAAATGGCTTGGTGATTTCGCCTTCCGATGGCAGGGTGATAGAGGTTTCAAGCGAGCGCGAAGACGGTTTTCTTCACAGCGATGTTACCAGGGTGAGCGTGTTCCTTTCCATATTTGACTGCCATGTGAACTGGTTTCCCGTTTCAGGCGAAGTTACGGCGAGCGTTTACAGGAAAGGGAGATTTTCTTTCGGATTTGACAAAAACGCTTCAAAACACAATGAACAGCTTGCCACCCTCGTGAAGCCGGACGGCGGCGCGCCCGAAATCGTTGTGGCGCAGGTCGCGGGTTTTATCGCAAGAAGGATAATTTCCCATGCACCGCAGGGCGCGCGCTTGAAGCGCGGAGACAGATTCGGCATCATAAAGTTCGGCTCAAGGATTGACCTGTTTCTTCCTCCCGAATACGAAGTTAGAGTTAAAAAGGGAGACAGGGTTGTCGGATCCGAAACTGTCATCGCGCGTTTTACGGCGGGCGCTGGAGCAGGGTGA
- a CDS encoding NADH-quinone oxidoreductase subunit J, whose product MPVAESLFFYIFSALAVVSAIAVVLLPNTALCAISLVVTIVSSAVLFGILDAHFLAAVQVLVYAGAIVVLFLFTIVFLNVRKSDEEFGPSEIPKKLSFLLPAIVAAVYFGLKIAPFAAPARTGDFDGTVSEMSWLLLTDYLFAFEVTSILIVAAIVGTVAISRGLR is encoded by the coding sequence ATGCCCGTTGCCGAGTCGCTTTTCTTTTACATATTTTCCGCGCTCGCCGTTGTGTCCGCGATTGCGGTTGTTTTGCTTCCAAACACGGCTCTGTGCGCGATTTCACTTGTTGTAACAATCGTTTCATCCGCCGTGCTTTTCGGTATTCTTGACGCTCATTTTCTGGCGGCGGTTCAGGTGCTTGTTTATGCGGGCGCAATTGTCGTTCTTTTTCTTTTCACGATTGTTTTTCTCAATGTGCGCAAAAGCGACGAGGAATTCGGTCCGTCGGAGATTCCGAAAAAACTGTCATTTCTTCTGCCCGCGATTGTCGCGGCGGTGTATTTCGGGCTGAAAATTGCCCCGTTCGCCGCGCCAGCCCGCACGGGAGATTTTGACGGAACAGTTTCGGAGATGTCGTGGCTTTTGCTCACGGACTATCTGTTTGCTTTTGAAGTAACTTCAATTCTCATTGTGGCGGCGATTGTCGGAACGGTGGCGATTTCAAGGGGTCTGCGTTGA
- the ilvC gene encoding ketol-acid reductoisomerase: MKVYYDSDISIDAVKGRKVAVIGYGSQGHAHSQNLRDSGVEVTVGLREGSGGWKKSEQAGFATASVTDAAKWADIIIILAPDTSQKKIYEDSIAQGLEAGNALAFAHGFNIHYKRIVPPSEVDVFMVAPKAPGHTVRNQYSLGSGVPGLVAVHQDHTGSAKETALAYAGAIGCGRAGIIDTTFKDETETDLFGEQAVLCGGLSALILAGFETLVEAGYPPEMAYFECCHEVKLIVDLIYQDGISNMRYSISDTAKYGDITRGPRVVDQKAKDEMKKIVAEIQSGQFAKEWIEEDEAGRPNYTRLLKEGEDHPIEKIGGQLRGMMSTLFKDKLVDKSKN, encoded by the coding sequence ATGAAAGTTTATTACGATTCCGATATTTCCATTGATGCGGTCAAGGGCAGAAAAGTTGCCGTGATTGGATACGGCAGTCAGGGACACGCGCATTCGCAAAATCTCAGAGACAGCGGTGTCGAGGTAACCGTGGGGCTCAGAGAGGGCAGTGGCGGATGGAAAAAATCCGAGCAGGCGGGGTTCGCGACCGCTTCTGTAACGGATGCCGCGAAGTGGGCGGACATTATTATAATTCTCGCTCCGGACACAAGTCAGAAGAAAATATATGAGGATTCCATAGCGCAGGGGCTTGAAGCGGGTAACGCTCTGGCGTTCGCGCACGGGTTCAATATCCATTACAAGCGTATCGTTCCCCCCTCCGAGGTGGACGTTTTTATGGTTGCTCCAAAAGCGCCGGGGCACACCGTCAGAAATCAATATTCTCTGGGTTCCGGAGTGCCGGGGCTTGTCGCCGTCCATCAGGATCACACGGGTTCGGCAAAGGAAACCGCGCTTGCCTACGCAGGAGCAATTGGCTGTGGCAGAGCGGGAATTATTGATACAACTTTCAAAGACGAAACCGAAACCGACCTTTTCGGCGAACAGGCCGTTTTGTGCGGAGGGCTTTCGGCTCTAATTCTCGCAGGCTTTGAAACCCTTGTTGAGGCGGGTTATCCGCCGGAGATGGCGTATTTTGAGTGTTGCCATGAGGTCAAACTAATTGTTGACCTTATCTATCAGGATGGAATCTCCAACATGAGATACTCCATTAGCGACACGGCAAAATACGGCGACATCACGCGGGGTCCCAGAGTTGTTGACCAGAAAGCCAAAGACGAGATGAAAAAAATCGTCGCCGAGATTCAGTCCGGGCAGTTTGCAAAAGAGTGGATTGAGGAGGACGAGGCGGGGCGCCCGAACTACACGCGTTTGCTCAAAGAGGGCGAAGATCATCCGATAGAGAAAATCGGAGGGCAGTTGCGCGGCATGATGAGCACACTTTTCAAAGACAAACTTGTTGACAAGTCCAAAAACTAA
- the ilvN gene encoding acetolactate synthase small subunit, protein MSKDKNAQRHTITILVDNESGVLSRIAGLFSARGFNITSLNVAETLELGTSRITLVTTGDSFIVEQIIKRFNNMVNVLKVTNLTAVESVEREMLLIRVSASGDERPEILRIADIFRAKVVDVGTKTYSLEMTGDNQKIGAFLELLIPFGVKEIARTGVVAMMRGQKTAGKGGY, encoded by the coding sequence ATGAGCAAAGATAAAAACGCGCAGAGACACACAATTACTATTCTTGTTGACAACGAGTCGGGTGTTTTGTCTCGCATAGCGGGGCTTTTCAGCGCGCGCGGTTTCAACATTACCAGTTTGAACGTTGCGGAAACGCTTGAGCTCGGAACTTCAAGAATAACTCTTGTTACAACCGGAGATTCTTTCATTGTTGAGCAGATAATTAAGCGGTTCAACAATATGGTGAACGTTTTGAAGGTTACAAACCTTACCGCTGTCGAAAGCGTTGAGAGGGAAATGCTTCTAATCAGGGTCTCGGCTTCAGGCGATGAGCGTCCGGAAATTCTGCGCATAGCGGACATCTTCAGGGCTAAGGTTGTTGATGTTGGAACAAAAACTTACTCTCTGGAAATGACGGGGGACAATCAGAAAATAGGAGCTTTCCTTGAACTTCTGATACCTTTTGGCGTAAAAGAGATAGCGCGCACCGGGGTTGTGGCGATGATGCGCGGGCAGAAAACTGCGGGCAAAGGAGGCTACTGA
- the nuoK gene encoding NADH-quinone oxidoreductase subunit NuoK, which yields MTPDGYIALAFALFVIGAFGVFTRKNILVVLMSVEIMLNAANLCLIAFSRLFEDGAGNVLVLVSITVAAAEVAIGLALVIVLYSGLKSLNIDLIRNFRG from the coding sequence TTGACGCCGGACGGATACATCGCGCTTGCGTTTGCCCTTTTTGTCATTGGGGCTTTCGGTGTGTTCACAAGAAAAAACATTCTTGTTGTTCTGATGTCGGTTGAGATTATGCTTAATGCGGCAAACCTTTGCCTCATAGCGTTTTCGCGGCTTTTTGAAGACGGAGCGGGCAATGTGCTGGTTCTGGTTTCCATAACGGTGGCGGCGGCGGAGGTCGCAATCGGGCTTGCGCTGGTTATTGTTCTCTACTCCGGGCTGAAAAGTCTGAACATAGATTTGATAAGAAACTTTCGCGGATGA
- a CDS encoding endonuclease III, with the protein MSRFNRPLPKTSRAIRAFDKGAFADANISKVISILRTKSRKWNPPVMNLEETHGGDPFRILISTILSLRTRDETTAAASRRLFAEAKTPRAIISLGEKTVQKLIYPVGFYRTKAANIIKLCKRLENERGGEVPDTIDELLDFDGVGRKTANLVVTLGYGKPGICVDIHVHRISNRLGYVRTKTPEKTEFALREKLPGKYWIEYNGLLVAFGQTICKPISPKCDVCPVSKWCMRVGVK; encoded by the coding sequence ATGAGCCGCTTCAATAGACCGTTGCCGAAAACATCCCGCGCAATACGGGCTTTTGATAAGGGTGCGTTTGCGGACGCCAACATTTCAAAAGTCATCTCAATTTTGAGGACTAAGTCCCGAAAGTGGAATCCGCCCGTTATGAACCTTGAGGAAACGCACGGCGGCGACCCGTTCAGGATTTTGATTTCCACAATCTTGAGTTTGCGCACAAGAGACGAAACAACCGCGGCGGCTTCAAGAAGATTATTTGCCGAAGCGAAAACGCCTCGTGCGATTATCTCTCTGGGAGAGAAAACGGTTCAAAAACTGATCTATCCGGTTGGTTTTTACAGAACAAAAGCGGCGAACATAATCAAACTTTGCAAGCGGCTTGAAAATGAGCGCGGCGGTGAAGTGCCGGACACGATTGATGAACTTCTGGATTTTGATGGAGTCGGAAGAAAAACCGCCAATCTTGTCGTAACACTCGGTTACGGCAAACCCGGGATTTGTGTTGACATACACGTTCACAGAATTTCCAATAGGCTTGGCTATGTGCGCACAAAAACGCCGGAAAAAACCGAGTTTGCGCTACGCGAAAAACTGCCGGGAAAATACTGGATTGAATACAACGGTCTGCTTGTCGCGTTCGGGCAGACAATCTGCAAACCCATCTCGCCAAAGTGCGATGTTTGTCCGGTGAGTAAGTGGTGCATGAGGGTCGGGGTGAAATAA
- the ilvB gene encoding biosynthetic-type acetolactate synthase large subunit has product MSKQMLGAQMFFETLIHEGIEVVFGLPGGYVLKVYDVMTEYEKEGKFLHVMARHEQGATHMADGYARASGKPGVVLCTSGPAATNTVTGIATAQMDSAPIVIFTGQVPTQYLGSDAFQEADHIGITRPCTKHNTLVRKTEDLPRAMKEALHIATTGRPSPVLVDMPKDVLIGEGELCIPEDVNIRGYKPKLKGNPAQIKRAVSFIEKAKKPIIFSGGGVILSGATERLKEFAHRLRIPVTSTLMGLGGFPANDPLFVNMIGMHGSYAANLAVHESDLVVSIGARFDDRATGGNFDQFAPNAKIIHIDIDPSTIDKNINVDCPIVGDAKQVLEQIMDALPADIDLSERDAWREQISKWDKQHPLKHKEHADKIQTTHAIDMLHTMTDGEATIVSDVGQHQMWVAQFYKFNRPRSHITSGGLGTMGFGFPAAMGAKFAKPNDLVISVSGDGSFQMNMQELAVAVEYGLDLKIVVFNNEHHGMVRQWQTMFFDGNYSCSKFNVLPDFVKLAESFGATGLKAEKTEELEGVFKQGLEAKGVVLMEIKVDPEEMVYPMISPGEAMNQMIFDPVDVA; this is encoded by the coding sequence ATGTCAAAACAAATGCTCGGAGCGCAGATGTTTTTTGAGACCCTCATTCACGAGGGTATTGAAGTCGTTTTCGGTCTGCCCGGGGGCTATGTCCTCAAGGTTTACGATGTTATGACCGAATACGAGAAGGAAGGAAAGTTCCTTCATGTTATGGCGCGCCACGAACAGGGGGCAACCCACATGGCGGACGGTTATGCCAGAGCGTCCGGCAAGCCCGGAGTTGTGCTTTGCACTTCCGGACCCGCCGCGACAAACACCGTAACCGGCATAGCGACCGCTCAGATGGATTCTGCGCCGATCGTCATATTCACCGGACAGGTTCCGACTCAGTATCTTGGGAGCGATGCGTTTCAAGAAGCCGACCACATCGGTATAACAAGACCCTGTACGAAGCACAACACGCTTGTGCGGAAAACCGAGGATCTTCCCAGAGCGATGAAAGAGGCGCTTCACATAGCAACAACTGGAAGACCCAGCCCGGTTCTGGTTGATATGCCCAAGGATGTTCTTATCGGCGAGGGTGAGCTTTGCATTCCTGAAGATGTCAACATCAGGGGCTACAAACCGAAACTGAAAGGGAATCCGGCTCAAATCAAGAGAGCGGTTTCCTTCATAGAGAAAGCGAAGAAGCCCATAATTTTTTCGGGCGGCGGAGTTATTTTGTCCGGCGCCACCGAGCGGCTTAAAGAGTTCGCCCACAGGTTGCGCATACCCGTTACCTCAACCCTTATGGGGCTCGGCGGATTTCCCGCGAACGACCCGCTTTTTGTCAATATGATTGGAATGCACGGTTCATACGCCGCCAATCTGGCCGTTCACGAATCCGACCTTGTCGTCTCAATTGGCGCAAGATTTGACGACAGGGCGACCGGAGGCAATTTTGACCAGTTTGCGCCGAACGCAAAGATAATTCATATAGATATTGACCCCTCAACGATAGACAAAAACATCAACGTTGACTGTCCTATTGTCGGGGACGCGAAGCAGGTTCTGGAGCAGATAATGGATGCCCTTCCGGCTGACATTGACCTCTCAGAGAGAGACGCGTGGAGAGAGCAGATAAGCAAGTGGGACAAACAGCACCCTCTCAAGCACAAAGAGCATGCGGACAAAATCCAGACGACCCACGCCATTGACATGTTGCACACGATGACGGACGGGGAAGCCACAATTGTGAGCGATGTCGGTCAGCATCAGATGTGGGTGGCGCAGTTCTACAAATTCAACCGTCCGCGCAGCCACATAACGTCCGGCGGACTTGGAACAATGGGATTCGGGTTTCCCGCCGCGATGGGCGCGAAATTCGCAAAGCCCAACGACCTTGTCATAAGCGTTTCCGGAGACGGGAGTTTCCAGATGAATATGCAGGAACTCGCGGTCGCCGTTGAATACGGGCTTGACCTCAAAATTGTGGTTTTCAACAACGAACACCACGGAATGGTGCGGCAGTGGCAGACAATGTTTTTTGACGGAAACTACTCATGCTCCAAATTCAACGTCCTTCCGGATTTCGTCAAACTTGCCGAATCCTTCGGAGCGACCGGTTTGAAAGCCGAAAAAACCGAAGAGCTTGAAGGGGTTTTTAAACAGGGACTTGAAGCCAAAGGAGTTGTTTTGATGGAAATCAAAGTTGACCCCGAAGAGATGGTCTATCCGATGATTTCGCCCGGCGAGGCGATGAATCAGATGATCTTTGACCCGGTTGATGTCGCGTGA
- a CDS encoding phosphoribosylanthranilate isomerase codes for MTRVKVCGITNADDAIMAADMGAAAVGFIFYPGSRRHIEPESAARIASLLPSDVVKAGVFVNQEVDFIGGVMKSVGLDLAQIHGDETPQFCSQIPGVYMKAVRVKDRDSLKEIDDYDSNFVLLDTFADRQFGGTGRTFNWDLLSGIDLKGKKLFLSGGLNSGNVAESIGAAKPYAVDVCSGVEKTPGVKDLGKLKKFMEEVQIADNNE; via the coding sequence ATGACAAGAGTTAAGGTTTGCGGAATAACTAACGCCGATGACGCCATTATGGCGGCGGATATGGGCGCGGCGGCTGTGGGTTTCATCTTTTATCCGGGTAGCAGAAGGCATATTGAACCCGAATCGGCGGCGCGTATAGCGTCTCTTCTGCCGTCAGATGTTGTGAAGGCCGGGGTTTTTGTAAATCAGGAAGTTGATTTTATCGGCGGTGTTATGAAATCGGTCGGGCTTGATCTGGCTCAAATTCACGGCGATGAAACGCCGCAGTTCTGCAGCCAAATCCCCGGCGTCTATATGAAAGCGGTTAGAGTCAAAGACAGAGACAGTTTGAAGGAGATAGACGATTACGACTCAAATTTTGTGTTGCTTGACACTTTTGCCGACAGGCAGTTCGGTGGAACCGGCAGAACCTTTAACTGGGATTTATTGAGCGGGATTGACTTGAAGGGCAAAAAACTGTTTCTTTCAGGCGGGCTTAATTCCGGCAATGTCGCCGAGTCCATTGGAGCGGCAAAGCCCTACGCGGTTGATGTTTGTTCCGGGGTTGAAAAAACCCCGGGCGTGAAAGATTTGGGCAAACTGAAAAAGTTTATGGAAGAAGTACAAATTGCCGACAACAATGAATAA
- the nuoL gene encoding NADH-quinone oxidoreductase subunit L, translating into MMLPLILLTPLAGAFINGILISTGLLRRLHAVSPGFEAKASAFVGSVAVLISALCASVLAYGVYSGSPEQFRFFEWFSSGSLAVSFSFVFDRLSAVMTLVITWVGFLIHVYSAGYMKGDGAVPRYFALLNLFVFFMLLLVLGSGFVVMFAGWEGVGFVSYLLIGFWFNDSAKSDAGRKAFVVNRIGDFGFMLGIFLVFAVFGSLEFSEIISAAPAAPQWALTAVCLLLFIGAVGKSAQFPLYVWLPDAMAGPTPVSALIHAATMVTAGVYMLARLAVLYSSAPDAQFVILTVAVFTALVAAYIAVSQTDIKKVLAYSTVSQLGFMFMAAGAGAFGVAIFHLVTHAFFKALLFLGAGSVIHALGGEQDMKFMGGLRKKIPVTAFTFLIGTLAISGVPFFAGFFSKDSILAAVYDGGFVLHWVAAVFGAMLTAFYMMRLYLRVFEGGNNTPPEAAEKIYESPPVMTIPLVCLAALAIFGGFLSVPHFLSEFFPFGEEFLTHFLEPVTGVFVPSANGGLSHYTLALVSVIAAFGGIGAALLLYQASPRLREKIVETTAIGAARRFSHSQILLNEFYEKVFSVPFRHFSKSFAEFDTSVVDGAVNGVADATKRLARFFSILQSGFVRAYTAAMVVFIVLLVIVSVKM; encoded by the coding sequence ATGATGTTGCCTTTAATACTTTTAACCCCTCTTGCCGGAGCGTTCATCAACGGCATTTTGATTTCAACCGGACTTCTCCGGCGTTTGCACGCTGTGTCGCCCGGTTTTGAGGCGAAGGCGTCCGCTTTTGTCGGTTCGGTGGCAGTTCTGATTTCCGCGCTTTGCGCTTCGGTTCTCGCGTACGGTGTTTATTCCGGCTCGCCCGAGCAGTTCAGATTTTTTGAATGGTTCTCCTCCGGCTCACTCGCGGTATCTTTCAGTTTTGTTTTTGACCGCCTGTCCGCGGTGATGACACTTGTCATAACGTGGGTGGGGTTTTTGATTCACGTGTATTCAGCCGGATACATGAAAGGAGACGGCGCGGTTCCGCGCTATTTCGCGCTTCTGAATTTGTTTGTGTTTTTTATGCTTCTGCTCGTTCTCGGCTCGGGGTTTGTCGTAATGTTTGCCGGTTGGGAGGGAGTGGGTTTTGTCTCCTACCTGCTCATCGGTTTCTGGTTCAATGACTCAGCAAAATCTGATGCCGGCAGAAAAGCGTTTGTCGTGAACCGCATAGGGGATTTCGGTTTTATGCTGGGAATTTTTCTGGTGTTTGCGGTTTTCGGCTCCCTTGAATTTTCTGAAATTATTTCCGCCGCTCCCGCCGCTCCGCAGTGGGCTCTTACCGCCGTGTGTTTGCTTCTTTTTATCGGAGCGGTTGGAAAAAGCGCGCAGTTTCCGCTTTATGTATGGCTTCCGGACGCGATGGCGGGACCCACTCCCGTAAGCGCTCTTATCCATGCGGCGACCATGGTTACCGCCGGAGTTTATATGCTCGCGCGACTCGCCGTTCTTTATTCCTCGGCGCCGGACGCGCAGTTTGTCATTCTAACAGTGGCGGTTTTTACCGCTCTTGTGGCGGCTTACATCGCGGTTTCCCAGACCGACATAAAAAAAGTTCTTGCGTATTCAACCGTTAGCCAACTCGGTTTTATGTTTATGGCGGCGGGAGCGGGAGCGTTCGGAGTGGCAATTTTTCATCTTGTAACGCACGCTTTTTTCAAGGCGTTACTTTTTCTCGGAGCGGGCAGTGTTATTCACGCTCTGGGCGGCGAGCAGGATATGAAATTTATGGGTGGATTGAGAAAAAAAATCCCCGTTACCGCGTTCACTTTTCTCATTGGAACTCTGGCAATTTCAGGCGTGCCGTTTTTTGCGGGATTTTTCAGCAAGGATTCCATTCTTGCCGCTGTTTATGACGGCGGTTTTGTTTTGCACTGGGTCGCCGCTGTTTTCGGCGCGATGCTGACGGCGTTTTATATGATGCGGCTTTATCTCCGCGTTTTTGAGGGCGGAAACAACACTCCGCCCGAAGCGGCGGAAAAAATCTATGAGTCTCCGCCAGTTATGACGATTCCTCTCGTGTGCCTTGCGGCGCTCGCGATTTTTGGCGGTTTTCTTTCCGTCCCACATTTTCTCTCGGAGTTTTTTCCGTTCGGTGAAGAGTTTCTTACGCATTTTCTTGAGCCTGTTACGGGCGTGTTTGTTCCCTCCGCCAACGGCGGGCTCAGCCATTACACCCTTGCGCTTGTTTCGGTGATTGCCGCGTTTGGCGGAATCGGTGCCGCGCTTCTGTTATACCAAGCCTCTCCGCGCTTGCGGGAGAAAATTGTGGAAACCACGGCAATCGGCGCGGCGAGAAGGTTTTCGCATTCTCAAATTCTGCTCAATGAGTTTTACGAAAAGGTGTTTTCGGTTCCATTCAGGCATTTTTCAAAATCTTTCGCGGAGTTTGATACTTCCGTTGTGGACGGCGCGGTGAACGGTGTTGCGGACGCGACGAAAAGGCTCGCGCGGTTTTTCAGTATTCTCCAAAGCGGTTTTGTGAGGGCTTATACCGCCGCTATGGTGGTATTTATTGTTCTGCTTGTGATTGTGTCGGTGAAGATGTGA